The following are from one region of the Tenacibaculum dicentrarchi genome:
- the ilvB gene encoding biosynthetic-type acetolactate synthase large subunit: MNTKTQTQPKTVSTEKVHISGAEAVVKCLLEEGADVIYGYPGGAIMPVYDELYKYEDKINHVLTRHEQGATHAAQGFARATGKVGVALATSGPGATNLITGIADAQIDSTPMVCVTGQVASHLLGSDAFQETDIVGISTPVTKWNYQITKASEIPEVFAKAFYIAKSGRPGPVLIDITKDAQFETFDFEYKKCTSVRSYKAKPAVEITQVQEAAKLINSAKKPLIVFGQGVILGQAEQEFKDFIEKANIPSAWTILGLSALPTEHPLNVGMVGMHGNYAPNKLTNECDVLIAIGMRFDDRVTGDLNRYAKQAKVIHFEIDPAEIDKNVKADVPVLGDVKESLAEILPLINQNKHDKWLEEFTKLEAIEYDKVKKEDLFPSKDGLTMAEVLKEINIASGGDAIIVSDVGQHQMFTCRYAKFNKTKSNITSGGLGTMGFALPAAIGAKMGAPEREVVMIAGDGGFQMTIQELGTILQNKTAVKIVVLNNEFLGMVRQWQQLFFDKRYASTEMTNPDFVAIAKGYSIDAKRVTKREDLASSVKEMMASKDAYFLEVCVEKENNVFPMIETGASVSDIRLS, from the coding sequence ATGAATACAAAAACACAAACACAGCCTAAAACAGTATCAACAGAAAAAGTACATATTTCAGGAGCAGAAGCCGTTGTAAAATGCTTACTTGAAGAAGGAGCAGATGTAATTTACGGGTATCCTGGCGGTGCAATTATGCCTGTTTATGATGAACTGTATAAATATGAAGACAAAATAAATCATGTTTTAACTCGACATGAACAAGGAGCAACACACGCTGCGCAAGGTTTTGCAAGAGCAACAGGAAAAGTAGGAGTAGCACTAGCAACTTCAGGACCTGGAGCGACCAATTTAATTACAGGAATTGCTGATGCACAAATAGATTCTACGCCAATGGTTTGCGTAACAGGGCAAGTAGCATCACATTTATTAGGGTCTGATGCTTTTCAGGAAACTGATATTGTTGGTATTTCAACGCCTGTAACCAAGTGGAATTATCAAATTACAAAAGCTTCTGAAATTCCTGAAGTTTTTGCAAAGGCTTTTTACATCGCAAAATCAGGACGACCAGGACCTGTTTTAATTGATATTACTAAAGATGCTCAGTTTGAAACCTTCGATTTTGAATATAAAAAATGTACTTCTGTACGTAGTTATAAAGCAAAACCAGCGGTTGAAATAACGCAAGTTCAAGAGGCAGCTAAATTAATAAATTCGGCTAAAAAACCATTAATTGTTTTCGGACAAGGCGTTATTTTAGGACAAGCAGAACAAGAATTTAAAGATTTTATTGAAAAAGCAAATATTCCATCGGCTTGGACAATTTTAGGGTTATCAGCATTGCCAACAGAACACCCGTTAAATGTTGGAATGGTTGGAATGCACGGAAATTATGCACCCAATAAATTAACCAATGAATGCGATGTTTTAATTGCCATAGGAATGCGTTTTGATGACCGTGTTACTGGCGATTTAAATAGATATGCAAAACAAGCAAAGGTTATTCATTTTGAAATAGACCCAGCCGAAATCGATAAAAATGTAAAAGCTGATGTGCCTGTTTTAGGCGATGTTAAAGAAAGTTTAGCCGAAATTTTACCGCTAATCAACCAAAATAAGCATGATAAATGGCTGGAAGAATTTACAAAATTAGAAGCGATTGAATATGATAAAGTAAAAAAAGAAGATTTATTTCCATCAAAAGATGGTTTAACTATGGCGGAGGTTTTAAAGGAAATAAATATCGCTTCTGGAGGTGATGCCATTATTGTTTCTGATGTTGGGCAACACCAGATGTTCACCTGTCGTTATGCCAAATTTAACAAAACAAAAAGTAATATTACCTCTGGTGGATTAGGAACCATGGGATTTGCATTGCCTGCCGCAATTGGGGCGAAAATGGGAGCGCCAGAAAGAGAAGTTGTAATGATTGCTGGTGATGGTGGTTTTCAAATGACCATTCAAGAATTAGGAACTATCTTACAAAATAAAACAGCGGTGAAAATTGTGGTGCTTAACAACGAATTTTTAGGGATGGTTCGTCAATGGCAACAACTATTTTTTGATAAAAGATATGCATCAACAGAAATGACAAATCCTGATTTTGTGGCAATCGCAAAAGGATATAGCATTGATGCGAAAAGAGTTACCAAAAGAGAAGATTTAGCAAGTAGCGTTAAAGAAATGATGGCATCAAAAGATGCTTACTTTTTAGAGGTTTGCGTAGAAAAAGAAAATAATGTGTTTCCGATGATAGAAACAGGAGCATCAGTTTCAGATATAAGATTATCGTAA
- the ilvN gene encoding acetolactate synthase small subunit, which translates to MENKQTYTVSVYTENNVGLLNRISGIFLRRNINIESMNISKSEIKSVSRITLLVKVSEEQIKKIIRQIEKQVEVIKSYYHTDENTIYQESCLFKLSSKSLLENDEIQTIINSSKSRVININKDFFVLEKSGTKEEIEALYHTLDKHGIMQFVRSGRIAITKDEMRISNLLSVN; encoded by the coding sequence ATGGAAAATAAACAAACATATACCGTTTCTGTTTATACAGAAAATAATGTAGGATTGTTGAATAGAATTTCAGGAATCTTTTTAAGACGAAATATCAATATTGAAAGCATGAATATTTCTAAATCAGAAATAAAAAGCGTTTCAAGAATTACATTGCTTGTAAAAGTATCCGAAGAACAAATTAAAAAAATCATCAGGCAAATTGAAAAACAAGTTGAGGTGATTAAATCGTATTATCATACCGATGAAAATACGATTTATCAAGAATCTTGTTTGTTTAAATTAAGTTCAAAGTCGTTGCTTGAAAATGATGAAATTCAAACAATTATAAACAGTAGTAAATCGAGAGTTATCAATATCAATAAAGATTTTTTTGTGCTTGAAAAATCAGGAACAAAAGAAGAAATTGAAGCTTTATATCATACTTTAGATAAACATGGAATTATGCAGTTTGTGCGTTCAGGGCGTATTGCAATTACCAAAGATGAAATGAGGATTTCAAACTTATTATCAGTGAACTAA
- the ilvC gene encoding ketol-acid reductoisomerase gives MATNYFNTLSLAGKLEQLAKCRFMEASEFSEGVKALEGKKVVIIGCGAQGLNQGLNMRDSGLDVSYALRSAAIQEKRASFKNASENNFNVDTFEALIPTADLVLNLTPDKQHTRVVNTVMPLMKKGATLSYSHGFNIVEEGMQIREDLTVIMVAPKCPGTEVREEYKRGFGVPTLIAVHPENDPENKGWAQAKAYAVATGGHKAGVLESSFVAEVKSDLMGEQTILCGVLQTASILSFDSMIEKGIEPSYASKLIQYGWEVITEALKHGGITNMMDRLSNPAKIKAFEISEELKTIMAPLFVKHMDDIMSGHFSKTMMEDWANDDVNLLSWRAETGKTSFEKTAATSAEISDQEFFDHGTLMVAFVRAGVELAYDNMVASGIKAESAYYESLHELPLIANTVARKKLYEMNRIISDTAEYGCYLFDHAAKPLLVDFMKTVDTNLIGKAFKNSVTNSNEVDNLALIAVNTEIQNHPIEAIGKTLRASMTAMKTITQEQEKEAVVFH, from the coding sequence ATGGCAACAAATTATTTCAATACATTATCGTTAGCAGGCAAATTAGAACAATTAGCAAAATGCAGATTTATGGAAGCTTCAGAATTTTCTGAAGGTGTAAAAGCATTAGAAGGAAAAAAAGTAGTTATTATCGGTTGTGGAGCACAAGGTTTAAATCAAGGTTTAAACATGAGAGATTCAGGTTTAGATGTTTCTTACGCGTTACGTAGCGCAGCAATTCAAGAAAAAAGAGCCTCTTTTAAAAATGCTTCTGAAAATAATTTTAATGTTGATACTTTTGAAGCCTTAATTCCTACTGCCGATTTAGTCTTAAATTTAACGCCAGATAAACAGCACACAAGAGTTGTAAATACGGTAATGCCTTTAATGAAAAAAGGTGCTACTTTATCGTATTCGCATGGTTTTAATATTGTGGAAGAAGGAATGCAAATCCGTGAAGATTTAACTGTAATTATGGTAGCTCCAAAATGCCCTGGAACAGAAGTAAGAGAGGAATATAAAAGAGGTTTCGGTGTGCCAACTTTAATTGCAGTTCACCCAGAAAATGACCCTGAAAATAAAGGCTGGGCTCAAGCAAAAGCATACGCAGTGGCAACAGGAGGACACAAAGCAGGAGTTTTAGAATCGTCATTTGTGGCTGAGGTAAAGTCAGATTTAATGGGTGAACAAACTATTTTATGTGGTGTTTTACAAACGGCTTCAATTTTATCTTTTGATAGCATGATTGAAAAAGGAATTGAGCCTAGTTACGCATCTAAATTAATTCAATACGGTTGGGAGGTGATTACCGAAGCTCTAAAACATGGAGGAATTACCAACATGATGGATCGTTTATCAAACCCTGCAAAAATTAAAGCTTTTGAAATTTCAGAAGAGTTAAAAACAATTATGGCGCCGTTGTTTGTAAAGCATATGGACGATATTATGTCGGGGCATTTTTCTAAAACAATGATGGAAGACTGGGCAAATGACGACGTAAATTTATTGTCTTGGAGAGCCGAAACAGGTAAAACATCTTTTGAAAAAACAGCAGCTACATCTGCAGAAATTAGCGATCAAGAATTTTTTGACCACGGAACTTTAATGGTTGCCTTTGTAAGAGCAGGAGTAGAGTTAGCTTACGACAACATGGTAGCGTCAGGAATTAAAGCAGAATCGGCTTATTACGAATCGTTACACGAATTGCCTTTAATTGCAAACACGGTTGCTAGAAAAAAATTATACGAAATGAACCGTATTATTTCTGATACTGCTGAATATGGCTGTTATTTATTTGACCACGCCGCAAAACCATTATTAGTTGATTTTATGAAAACTGTTGATACCAATCTTATCGGTAAAGCGTTTAAAAATTCAGTGACAAATTCGAACGAAGTCGATAATTTAGCGTTAATCGCTGTAAATACGGAAATTCAAAATCATCCGATTGAAGCAATTGGTAAAACACTAAGAGCATCAATGACGGCAATGAAAACAATAACTCAAGAACAAGAAAAAGAAGCCGTAGTTTTTCATTAA
- the ilvA gene encoding threonine ammonia-lyase IlvA: MQTQTIYSPTIKAVREAVATLKGVAIETPLLNNYIYSEKYNANIFLKREDLQQVRSYKIRGAYNKMNSVTQVQRANGIVCASAGNHAQGVAFACKKLQIHGTIVMPAPTPKQKVAQVKMFGGDYVDIQLSGDTFDDAYKYAKNICDTLEKTFVHPFDDQKIIEGQATVGLEIIEQSKEIIDYVFVPVGGGGLASGVSSIFKLLSPTTKVIGVEPAGAASMKTSIEANKNIKLAKIDKFIDGAAVQQVGNLTFDICKENLHDMITVPEGKVCQTILDLYNREAIVVEPAGALTITALDFFAEEIKGKNVVCVVSGSNNDIARTAEIKERALLYSELKHYFIIRFPQRAGALKDFLMDVLGKNDDITFFEYSKKSSKENAPAVVGIELVKKEDLAPLIARMKALNFYGEYLNDKPNLFEFLV, from the coding sequence ATGCAAACACAAACCATATATTCACCAACAATAAAAGCGGTAAGGGAGGCTGTAGCTACACTAAAAGGTGTGGCTATAGAAACTCCGCTATTAAATAATTATATTTATTCTGAAAAATATAACGCAAATATTTTCTTAAAAAGAGAAGATTTACAACAGGTAAGATCGTACAAAATTAGAGGCGCTTATAATAAAATGAACTCGGTAACACAAGTACAACGAGCAAACGGAATTGTTTGTGCAAGTGCTGGAAACCATGCGCAGGGAGTTGCTTTTGCGTGTAAAAAACTTCAAATTCACGGTACAATTGTAATGCCAGCACCTACGCCAAAGCAAAAAGTAGCGCAGGTAAAAATGTTTGGTGGCGATTATGTTGATATTCAATTATCGGGCGATACGTTTGATGATGCTTATAAATATGCAAAAAATATTTGCGATACTTTAGAAAAAACATTTGTGCATCCTTTTGATGATCAAAAAATTATTGAAGGACAGGCAACCGTTGGTTTAGAAATTATCGAGCAATCTAAAGAAATTATTGATTACGTATTTGTTCCCGTAGGCGGTGGAGGCTTGGCATCTGGGGTGTCGAGTATTTTTAAATTATTGTCACCAACAACTAAAGTTATCGGCGTAGAACCAGCAGGAGCAGCGTCTATGAAAACTTCGATTGAGGCAAATAAAAATATAAAATTAGCTAAAATTGATAAATTTATTGATGGTGCGGCAGTACAACAAGTAGGGAATTTAACCTTCGATATTTGTAAAGAAAATTTACACGATATGATTACCGTTCCTGAAGGAAAAGTATGTCAAACAATTTTAGATTTATACAACAGAGAAGCCATTGTGGTAGAACCTGCAGGAGCGTTAACTATAACAGCTTTAGATTTTTTTGCCGAAGAGATTAAAGGTAAAAATGTTGTTTGTGTAGTTAGCGGAAGTAATAACGATATTGCTAGAACTGCCGAAATTAAAGAACGTGCCTTATTATATAGTGAATTAAAACATTATTTTATCATTCGATTTCCGCAAAGAGCAGGTGCGTTAAAAGATTTTTTAATGGATGTTTTAGGTAAAAATGACGACATTACTTTTTTCGAATATTCTAAAAAATCGAGTAAAGAAAATGCACCAGCCGTGGTTGGAATTGAATTGGTAAAAAAAGAAGATTTAGCGCCTTTAATTGCAAGAATGAAAGCGCTTAATTTCTATGGAGAATATTTAAATGATAAACCTAATTTATTTGAATTTTTGGTTTAA
- a CDS encoding aspartate aminotransferase family protein, whose product MKNDFLKYQGQTTPHPLAIEISHAKGSYIYDEKGKKMLDFVAGVSANSLGHNHPKVTQAIKKQLDSYTHVMVYGEFIQQPQLDLCKALAKTLPENLSSVYLVNSGTEATEGALKLVKRFTARTEIIAAKNGYHGNTQGAMSVCGAEAQNRAFRPLIPGVKFIEFNNEIDLEKITTKTAGVILETIQGGAGFIEPKNDYLSKVKKRCEEVGALLILDEIQTGVGRTGKFWGFENYNVIPDIIITGKGLGGGMPIGAFIASFDVMNCLKENPKLGHITTFGGHPVIASAALATVDEITSSNLIKESLRKEAIIRDKFKNHKAIKEIRGRGLMLALIVESPEIASKIILNCLDKGLILFWLLFEGSAIRITPPLTISDDEIKEGCDLILNELNNI is encoded by the coding sequence ATGAAAAACGATTTTTTAAAATACCAAGGACAAACAACACCACATCCTTTAGCTATTGAAATTTCTCACGCAAAAGGAAGCTATATTTACGATGAAAAAGGTAAAAAAATGCTCGATTTCGTAGCTGGAGTTTCGGCAAATAGCCTCGGGCATAATCATCCTAAAGTTACCCAAGCGATTAAAAAACAGCTCGATTCTTATACCCATGTTATGGTTTATGGCGAGTTTATTCAGCAACCACAATTAGATTTATGCAAGGCTTTGGCAAAAACATTACCTGAAAATTTATCGTCGGTTTACTTGGTAAATTCAGGAACAGAAGCAACCGAAGGCGCTTTGAAATTAGTAAAACGCTTTACAGCAAGGACTGAAATTATTGCCGCTAAAAACGGATATCACGGAAATACCCAAGGAGCAATGAGCGTTTGTGGAGCCGAAGCTCAAAATAGAGCCTTTCGCCCTTTAATTCCTGGTGTAAAGTTTATCGAATTTAATAATGAAATCGACTTAGAAAAAATTACCACAAAAACAGCAGGCGTTATTTTAGAAACCATCCAAGGTGGAGCTGGTTTTATCGAACCTAAAAATGATTATTTATCAAAAGTAAAAAAACGCTGTGAAGAGGTTGGTGCATTGCTTATTTTAGATGAAATTCAAACAGGCGTTGGACGTACAGGAAAATTTTGGGGATTTGAAAATTACAATGTTATTCCTGATATTATTATTACAGGAAAAGGCTTAGGTGGCGGTATGCCAATTGGTGCGTTTATTGCTTCTTTTGATGTAATGAATTGCTTGAAAGAAAATCCTAAATTAGGACATATTACTACTTTTGGTGGGCATCCTGTAATTGCCAGTGCTGCTTTGGCAACTGTTGACGAAATTACATCGTCAAATCTTATTAAAGAATCCCTACGAAAAGAAGCGATTATTAGGGATAAATTTAAAAACCATAAAGCTATTAAAGAAATTCGAGGAAGAGGTTTAATGCTTGCTTTAATAGTAGAATCGCCTGAAATTGCCTCAAAAATAATTTTGAATTGCTTAGATAAAGGCCTGATTTTATTCTGGCTACTTTTTGAAGGAAGCGCTATAAGAATCACTCCTCCATTAACTATTTCAGATGATGAAATTAAAGAAGGATGTGATTTAATTTTAAATGAACTTAATAATATTTAA
- a CDS encoding OstA-like protein — translation MKKLFLFSFLIISIASFSQAKKIKILSTQLSTTDQEKYPDATILIGNVKMAHEGATLECKRALLYQKENIFKALGEVIIEQGDSIIQYSDFVLYNGNTKKATSWGNVEINDKEMKLSTDTLHFDRKNQLLYYPNRGTIRDKKNVLKSIRGTYFLKEKKFTAKSKVSVVNPQNKLESDHLDYYTNSNLAYLYGASTITNLKDSTKVYCERGFYNTNTDVAYFVKNAKLFLKERTISADSLYYDKRQGFASATNNIKVIDTVQKMVTKGNYAELYEKKDSLFIIDKAVAINAIDKDSMYVAGDKILLTGKTNNRIIRIFNNVKIFKSDLQGKCDSIHTSQVSGLTRMFKNPILWSGKNQITGDSIQLKNNTVTNKLDSLKVLKNAFMIQKDSLSKDDFNQIKGRNIYGKFEKSKLKTMLVKGNAESLYYNRNENTKKLETVTKEIASDIEFTFAENEIIETKYFKLSEGKTFPPSEFPSEEKKFRGFIWRSDEQPLSVDDLFKKDKKPLTSIKKIIKNDTAVKKVKKQYLKAQFKKSAPRKQLLRKIK, via the coding sequence TTGAAAAAGTTATTTCTTTTCAGTTTTTTAATTATATCAATAGCTAGTTTTTCTCAAGCAAAAAAAATCAAGATACTTTCTACACAGCTAAGTACCACCGATCAAGAAAAATATCCTGATGCCACCATTCTTATAGGTAATGTAAAAATGGCACACGAAGGAGCTACACTCGAATGTAAAAGAGCCTTACTTTATCAAAAAGAAAACATTTTTAAAGCCTTAGGAGAAGTTATTATTGAACAAGGCGATAGTATTATTCAATACAGTGATTTTGTACTTTATAACGGAAACACTAAAAAAGCAACCTCTTGGGGAAATGTTGAAATTAACGATAAAGAAATGAAGCTAAGTACCGATACACTTCATTTTGACAGAAAAAATCAACTTTTATATTATCCTAACCGAGGTACAATTCGCGACAAAAAAAACGTACTAAAAAGCATCCGAGGAACGTATTTTTTAAAAGAAAAAAAGTTTACCGCCAAATCAAAAGTTAGCGTTGTAAACCCTCAAAATAAGCTAGAATCTGACCATTTAGACTATTATACCAACTCAAATTTAGCCTATTTATACGGTGCAAGCACCATTACAAATTTAAAAGATAGTACCAAGGTATATTGTGAACGTGGTTTTTATAACACCAATACTGATGTGGCTTATTTTGTGAAAAATGCCAAGCTATTTTTAAAAGAACGCACCATTTCTGCCGATAGTTTATACTATGATAAACGCCAAGGTTTTGCCTCGGCAACCAATAACATCAAGGTAATTGACACAGTTCAAAAAATGGTAACCAAAGGTAATTATGCCGAATTATATGAAAAGAAAGATTCGCTTTTCATTATTGATAAAGCCGTGGCTATTAACGCTATTGATAAAGATTCAATGTATGTTGCTGGTGATAAAATTTTATTAACAGGTAAAACTAATAATAGAATTATTCGAATTTTTAACAATGTCAAAATTTTCAAATCAGACTTGCAAGGAAAATGTGATTCTATTCATACAAGCCAAGTTTCAGGGCTTACCAGAATGTTTAAAAATCCTATTTTATGGTCTGGAAAAAATCAAATTACAGGCGATAGTATTCAGTTAAAAAACAATACTGTTACCAATAAATTAGACTCTTTGAAAGTTTTAAAAAATGCTTTTATGATTCAAAAAGACTCGTTATCTAAAGATGATTTTAATCAGATAAAAGGACGAAATATTTACGGTAAATTTGAAAAAAGCAAGTTAAAAACCATGCTTGTAAAAGGAAATGCCGAATCGTTGTATTATAACAGAAACGAAAACACCAAAAAATTAGAAACCGTTACCAAAGAAATTGCCAGCGATATTGAATTTACCTTTGCTGAAAATGAAATTATAGAAACGAAATATTTTAAATTATCCGAAGGAAAAACATTTCCTCCCTCTGAGTTTCCATCCGAAGAAAAAAAATTCAGAGGCTTTATTTGGCGTAGCGATGAGCAACCTTTAAGCGTTGATGATCTTTTCAAAAAAGATAAAAAACCCTTGACTTCTATAAAAAAAATCATCAAAAATGATACCGCTGTAAAAAAGGTAAAAAAACAGTATTTAAAAGCACAATTCAAAAAAAGTGCGCCTAGAAAACAACTTTTAAGAAAAATTAAATAG
- a CDS encoding pyridoxal phosphate-dependent decarboxylase family protein: protein MSAHFDLSLEEMKSYGYKIVDLIAEHWDTLENKKPVTSATRQEMDDLFLEEVPEKGTNPTEVLDFVIDNVIPNSTVISHPKAYSFVPGPSNFISTMADSLATGFNIFSGGWVVSPAAAELEIVTMNWLLKMYDFPVEKGGGIFTSGGSMANLTALATARRIKCGDDFSKAVIYLSDQAHSSNIKAIRVLGFKKEQIRILPTDIEFRISINKLKNAIAKDRLEGLQPFCFIASAGTTNTGTVDPLDDIADICEAENLWFHIDGAYGGAAILSEKGVKALRGIERADSLTVDPHKWFYQPYEIGCLLVKDASWLSGTFSEKPEYLRDIEGNESEINFYDYGIQLTRRFRALKFYMSIKTYGLDTFKKAVTYNIDLADRVEKVLRKSRNWEIVSPATLAIINFRYHPIGANLSEKEIDALNNEISKKVMESKEAFLVTTILNKQVVLRMCLINPKTTIDDVEETLALCHQFGQEILSKK from the coding sequence ATGAGCGCCCATTTTGATTTATCCTTAGAAGAAATGAAATCTTATGGTTATAAAATAGTAGATCTAATTGCTGAACATTGGGATACTTTAGAGAATAAAAAACCTGTAACCTCGGCAACACGTCAAGAAATGGACGATTTGTTTTTAGAGGAAGTTCCTGAAAAAGGTACGAATCCAACAGAAGTTCTAGATTTTGTAATTGATAATGTAATACCGAATAGTACGGTTATTTCGCATCCTAAAGCCTATTCATTTGTGCCAGGACCAAGTAATTTTATTAGCACCATGGCAGATAGTTTGGCTACTGGTTTTAATATTTTTTCAGGAGGTTGGGTAGTTTCTCCTGCTGCGGCAGAATTAGAAATTGTAACGATGAACTGGTTATTAAAAATGTACGATTTTCCTGTTGAAAAAGGTGGCGGTATTTTTACAAGCGGTGGTTCTATGGCAAACTTAACGGCATTAGCAACGGCTCGACGTATAAAATGTGGCGATGATTTTTCGAAAGCTGTTATTTATCTGTCTGACCAAGCGCATTCTTCTAATATTAAAGCAATTCGAGTTTTAGGTTTTAAAAAAGAACAAATTCGTATTTTACCTACCGATATTGAATTTAGAATAAGCATTAATAAATTAAAAAATGCCATTGCTAAAGATCGTTTAGAGGGGTTACAACCTTTTTGTTTTATTGCATCGGCAGGAACAACAAACACAGGAACGGTTGATCCTTTAGATGATATTGCTGATATTTGTGAAGCTGAAAATTTATGGTTTCATATTGATGGAGCCTACGGTGGCGCTGCTATTTTATCTGAAAAAGGCGTAAAAGCATTAAGAGGTATTGAAAGAGCTGATTCTTTAACCGTAGACCCACATAAATGGTTTTATCAACCTTATGAAATAGGCTGTTTATTGGTAAAAGATGCATCTTGGTTAAGTGGAACTTTTAGTGAAAAACCAGAGTATTTACGTGATATTGAGGGGAATGAATCTGAAATTAATTTTTATGATTATGGAATTCAATTAACCCGTCGTTTTAGAGCATTAAAATTTTATATGTCGATAAAAACATACGGATTAGATACGTTCAAAAAAGCGGTAACTTATAATATTGATTTAGCAGACAGAGTTGAAAAAGTGTTGCGTAAAAGTAGGAATTGGGAAATTGTTTCGCCAGCAACCTTAGCGATTATTAATTTTAGATACCATCCGATTGGAGCTAATTTATCAGAAAAAGAAATTGATGCATTAAATAATGAAATTTCTAAAAAGGTAATGGAATCTAAAGAAGCATTCTTAGTAACGACTATTTTAAATAAGCAGGTTGTTTTAAGAATGTGTTTAATCAACCCAAAAACTACCATTGATGATGTAGAAGAAACATTAGCATTGTGTCATCAATTTGGGCAAGAAATTTTATCTAAAAAATAA
- a CDS encoding adenylosuccinate synthase, whose translation MAVDLLLGLQWGDEGKGKIVDVLTRDYDIIARFQGGPNAGHTLIFDGNKHVLHTIPSGIFHKTALNVVGNGVVIDPVIFKKELENLDVHNIDYTSKLLISRKAHLILPTHRLLDAASETSKGKAKIGSTLKGIGPTYMDKTGRNGMRVGDLELDNWKDKYRALTKKHLSMLSFFDVQVEYDLDELEAEFDLGIEKLRTLQFIDSEEYLNSAIKAGKTILAEGAQGSLLDIDFGTYPFVTSSNTTAAGACTGLGIAPNRIGDVFGIFKAYTTRVGSGPFPTELFDEDGAEMAKVGHEFGATTGRARRCGWLDLVALKYAVDVNGVTKLMMMKGDVLSGFDTLKICTSYNYKGEEITHLPYNIEPENVTVNYTEFKGWEDDLTKMTTADQLPKNLLDYVAFIEKETGVSITIVSVGPDRMQTINR comes from the coding sequence ATGGCAGTAGATTTATTACTCGGATTACAATGGGGAGACGAGGGAAAAGGTAAAATCGTAGATGTTTTAACAAGAGATTACGATATTATTGCAAGATTTCAAGGAGGACCAAATGCAGGACATACCTTAATCTTTGATGGTAACAAACATGTTTTACACACAATTCCTTCAGGGATTTTTCATAAAACCGCTTTAAATGTAGTAGGTAACGGTGTTGTAATTGACCCTGTTATCTTTAAAAAAGAATTAGAAAATTTAGACGTACATAACATCGATTATACCTCTAAATTATTAATTTCTAGAAAAGCTCACTTAATTTTACCTACCCACAGATTATTAGACGCAGCGTCTGAAACATCTAAAGGAAAAGCGAAAATTGGTTCTACTTTAAAAGGAATTGGTCCTACTTACATGGACAAAACCGGTAGAAACGGAATGCGTGTTGGTGATTTAGAGTTAGATAACTGGAAAGATAAGTACAGAGCTTTAACCAAAAAGCATTTAAGTATGCTTAGCTTTTTTGATGTTCAAGTAGAGTATGATTTAGACGAATTAGAAGCTGAATTTGACTTAGGTATTGAAAAATTAAGAACATTACAGTTTATTGATTCTGAAGAGTATTTAAACAGTGCAATTAAAGCTGGAAAAACAATTTTAGCTGAAGGAGCGCAAGGTTCTTTATTAGATATTGACTTTGGAACCTATCCGTTTGTAACCTCTTCTAATACAACTGCCGCTGGTGCTTGTACTGGTTTAGGAATTGCTCCTAACAGAATTGGAGATGTATTCGGAATATTCAAAGCCTACACTACTCGTGTTGGTTCAGGTCCTTTCCCTACTGAATTATTCGATGAAGATGGTGCTGAAATGGCTAAAGTTGGGCATGAATTTGGAGCTACAACTGGTCGTGCAAGACGCTGCGGATGGTTAGATTTAGTTGCCTTAAAATATGCTGTTGATGTAAACGGAGTTACTAAGTTAATGATGATGAAAGGAGATGTTCTTTCAGGATTTGACACTTTAAAAATCTGTACTTCATATAATTATAAAGGCGAAGAAATTACACATTTGCCTTATAATATTGAACCTGAAAATGTAACTGTAAACTATACAGAATTCAAAGGATGGGAAGATGATTTAACAAAAATGACAACGGCTGACCAGTTACCTAAAAACTTATTAGACTATGTTGCTTTTATTGAAAAAGAAACAGGTGTTTCAATAACAATTGTATCTGTAGGTCCAGACAGAATGCAAACAATTAATAGATAA